GGCCCTGGGGCTGGCAGCCTGCGGTCCCTCGCAGGAGACGACGACCGCCGCCCCCCAGCAGCCGGTCTCGATCCCCGAGATCTATCAGGCGCGGGTCGACCGCGGCCCCGACGGCCAGCCGATCCAGATCCCGGCGGTGCGCGCGGCCTATCTGAACGACCGCAACCGGCGCCAGCTTGTTCCCTTCAACGGTCCCGAAAGCGCGGGCACGATCGTCGTCGATCCCTATGCGCGGGTGCTCTATCACGTCCAGCCGGGCGGCCAGGCGATGCGTTATGGCGTGGCGGTGGGCCGCGCGGGCACGGGCTTCGAGGGCCGCGCCACGATCGCGCGCAAGGCCGCATGGCCCAGCTGGCGCCCGACCGACAACATGATCCGCACGCAGCCCGAGCTCTATCGCCAGTTCGCGGGCGGCCTTCCGGGCGGCACGCAGAACCCGTTGGGGTCGCGCGCGCTCTATCTCTATCAGGGCAGCGTCGACACCTATTACCGCATCCACGGCACGCTGGATCCGTCCTCGATCGGCAAGGCCACCTCGGCCGGCTGCATCCGCCTGTTCAACCAGGACGTGATCGACCTGTTCGAGCAGGTGCCGAACGGCACCCAGGTCGTGGTCCGCGGCCAGGCCGACAGCGTCCGCTATGAAGGCCCGATGGTCGAGACCCCCGAGGGCTACGTGATCCCCGCGGCCGAGATCCAGCAGGCCACCGCCCCCGAGGCGGCGACCGCGGCCCCGGTCCAGGCGACCGCGATGAACGCGGTTCCCGCGCAGGCGCCGGTCATGGACCCCTATGCGGCGATGGCGGGCAATGCGGCGATGGTCTCGGACCCCTTCGCGACGGCCAGCGCGGGCTTCGTCTCGCCGGTGGAAAGCGCCGTCCCGTCCTGGTGACATCCGCGCCGCCCGCTTGGGCAAAGGCGAAACGTTTGAAGGCCCCGGAGAAATCCGGGGCCTTTCCAATTGCAAAACCGATCGTTCCTGCGCAATGTCGTGCCGAACCGGATTTCCGTCCCGCAAAGGTCATGCCATGCCCAACCATGCCAAGCGCGAGCAGGAGATACTGAGCGCCGAGCAGCTGGTCCTGGCCGAGGCCAGCCGGCAGCCGGCCTTGGGCGCGCTGACCGATTCGGCGCTGATCGCGCTGATCGCGTCGCTGCGCGCGGCGCGCGGTGATGCGGCCGAGGGTCCCGCCTCGGGCGATCCCGGCCCGGCCGAGCTGCTGCGCGGGGCGCAGCGCCGCGCCGAGGCGGAACGGCGCAAGCGCGGCCTCGATGCCGCGGCGCCCGCCAAGCCTGCCGTGATCGCCGCGCCCGTCCTGCCCGCCGCGCCCAAGGTCAAGGTCAAGCGCGCGACCATCGCCCGCAAGCCCGCCGGCCGCAAACCTGCCGAGGCGCGCAAGACCGACCTGCGCACCGAACCCCATCGGGTGCCCAAGCGCCCGGCCAAGCCTGTCGCCGCCGATCCGGCCTCCATCCCCGATCCCGTCACGAGGAGCCCCGTCATGACCGACGACAAGGCCACCGACCAGGCCACCCGCAAGGCCGAGAAACAGGCCGCCAAAACCGCCCGGAAGGAGGCCGAGAAGGCCGCCCGCAAGGCCGAGAAGAAGGCCGCCAAGGAAGCCGAGAAGGAAACCGCCCGCGCCACCAAGGCCGCCAAGGACGCCGAGCGCGCGGCGCAGAAGGCCGACAAACCCGCCAGGAAGGACCGCAAGGCCGAGGCTGCGGATGGCGCGCCCAAGTCCAAGGACCCCAAGCCCGCCAAAACCAAGGGCGACGCCACCAAGAAGGCGAAACCCGGGAAGGCCGATGGCGGCAAAGCCAAGCCCGGGAAGGCCTCCGGCGACGGGGCCGGGACGCCCGCGGCGAAATCCCCCGGCAAGGCGGCGGGCAAGGCGGCGGGCAAGGGCACGGGCAAGGACACCGGCAAGGCCGCAGGCAAACCGGCGGCCAAGAGCTCCAAGTGATCTGGCGGCGGGCCCTGCGGCCCCCCTTCGGGGCGGCATGAGGCGCGCGTGGCGGTCCTGTCTGGGCGCGGTGCTGGCGGCGGCGCTGCTGCCGCTTGCGGGGACGGGCGCTGCGGCGCGGCCCGCGCTGGACGCGCTGGAGGGCCGCCCGCCCCCGCGCGTGACCGAGGATCTGCGCTGCAGCGATGACGGCCGCGACTGCATCGCCCGTGCGACCTATGCCGCCGATGTCTGCAAGCTGATCGAACGCAACGCGGCCGATCACGGGCTGGACCCGGCCTTCCTGGCGCGGCTTCTGTGGAAGGAAAGCCGGTTCGAACCCTCGGCGGTCAGCCCGGCGGGGGCGCTCGGCATCGCGCAGTTCATGCCGGGCACGGCGCAGCTCTATTGGCTGGACGATCCCTTCAACCCGGCGCAGGCGATCAGCAAATCGGCGTGGTACCTGGCCCATCTGCGCGACCGGTTCGGCAATATCGGCCTGGCCGCCGTCGCCTATAACGGCGGCGAGAACCGCGCGGCGCGCTTCATCGGCCAGATGACGACCCTGCCCTATGAGACGATCGACTATGTCGAATCCATCACCGGGTTCAGCGCGCATCGCTGGCGCGACAACCCGCCCGCACCGGGCGACCTGCGTCTGGCCCTGGCCCCCGACCAGCCCTTCCGCCCCGCCTGCGAGCGCATGGCCGGCGATCGCAGCCTGCGCGAGTTCAACAGCCAGCCCCGTGTCATGCCGTGGGGCGTGGTGCTGGCCAGCCATCCCAGCCAGGCGGGCGCGGCCCAGCAGGTCGCACGGCTGAACCGCACCCTGCGCCCGATCCTCGATGACGGGGCCCGCGTGGGCTATGTCCGCAAGCGGCTGAACGGGATGCCGCGCGCCGTCTATACCGCCCAGGTGGGATTTTCGAACCGGACCGAGGCGACGCGGTTCTGCACCCGCTTCCAGACCTTGGGCGGGCGCTGCATCGTGCTGAAGAACTGATCAGAGAAAGCTCTGCGGGTCGATGTCGACCGACAGGCGCAGGTTGGTGGGCAGCTTGACCCCCGCCAGCCAATCCGCGATGGCCGCCTGCAGCGGCGCCTGGCGCGGGGCGCGGATCAGCATGCGCATCCGGTGCCGCCCCCGGACCCGGGCGATGGGCGCGGGCGCGGGCCCCCACAGATCGGCGCCGACCTCGGCCAGGGGCGCGGCCAGCCCGGCCAGATGGCGCGCGAAATCGGCGACCGTGCCGAGGTCGGGATGGGACAGGATGATCCCCGCCAGCCGCCCCCAAGGCGGCATCCCCGCCGCCTGACGGCCCGCGGCCTCCGCGTCCCAGAACGCCTCGTCCTGGCCCGACAGGGTGGCGCGGATCACCGCATGGGCGGGCTGATGCGGCTGGAGCAGCGCCACCCCCGGTGCCGCCCCCGACTGCCGCCCGGCCCGCCCGGCCACCTGGCGCATCAGCTGAAAACTGCGCTCCGCCGCGCGCAGATCGGCGCCCTGCAGGCCCAGATCGGCATCCACCACACCGACCAGCGTCAGGCGCGGAAAGTTGTGCCCCTTGGCCACGATCTGGGTGCCGATGATGATGTCGGTGTCGCCGTCGGAGATCTGGGCGATCGTCTCCTTGAGCGCGCGGGCGGAATGGAACAGGTCGGATGACAGCACGGTGGCCTTGGCATCGGGGAACCGCACTGCCACCTCCTCGGCGATGCGTTCGACACCGGGACCGATCGGGGCCAGTTTCCCCTCGACGCCGCAGCTGGGGCAGGCGGTGGGGATGGGCCGCGTCTCGCCGCATTGGTGGCAGACCAGGCGGTTCTGGAAGCGGTGTTCCACCATCCGCGCGTCGCATTGATGGCAGCCGATCTGCTCGCCGCAGGCGCGGCAGACGGTGACGGGGGCAAAGCCGCGCCGGTTCAGGAAGATCAACGATTGTTCGCCCTTGGCCAGCCGGTCGGTCACCGCCTGCGCCAGCGTGGGGGATATCCAGCGCCCCTGCTCCATCGCCTCGGACCGCAGGTCGATGGCGGCCATCTGTGGCAGCTCGGCCTCGCCATAGCGGGACTGCAGATCCAGCCGCGCATATTTGCCGCTGGCTGCGTTCACCC
Above is a genomic segment from Paracoccus aestuarii containing:
- a CDS encoding primosomal protein N', with amino-acid sequence MTPPEFFPPRARIAVLTVEPVGILDYLSPEDGVRQGQLVLAPLGPRRVLGLVWGPGKGDFDLAKLRAVARVLDAQPFDARFLDFLAKAADYTLTPLPLMLRMATRAPDIDQPPAARRIIVPGSGQPGRVTEARTRVLQVMADHGGASFAASELAQLAGVGTSVVKGLVASGALAEIEAPRDTPYPALDPTRPGKPLAPDQQAASDSLRGAIRARGYGTTLLRGVTGSGKTEVYLEAVAECLAQGRQALVLLPEIALSAEFLDRVEARFGARPGEWHSGITRTERRRLWHMAGRGQVGLVVGARSALFLPFADLGLIVVDEEHDGSYKQEDVVYYSARDMAVLRASINRAQVVLASATPSLESWVNAASGKYARLDLQSRYGEAELPQMAAIDLRSEAMEQGRWISPTLAQAVTDRLAKGEQSLIFLNRRGFAPVTVCRACGEQIGCHQCDARMVEHRFQNRLVCHQCGETRPIPTACPSCGVEGKLAPIGPGVERIAEEVAVRFPDAKATVLSSDLFHSARALKETIAQISDGDTDIIIGTQIVAKGHNFPRLTLVGVVDADLGLQGADLRAAERSFQLMRQVAGRAGRQSGAAPGVALLQPHQPAHAVIRATLSGQDEAFWDAEAAGRQAAGMPPWGRLAGIILSHPDLGTVADFARHLAGLAAPLAEVGADLWGPAPAPIARVRGRHRMRMLIRAPRQAPLQAAIADWLAGVKLPTNLRLSVDIDPQSFL
- a CDS encoding lytic transglycosylase domain-containing protein produces the protein MRRAWRSCLGAVLAAALLPLAGTGAAARPALDALEGRPPPRVTEDLRCSDDGRDCIARATYAADVCKLIERNAADHGLDPAFLARLLWKESRFEPSAVSPAGALGIAQFMPGTAQLYWLDDPFNPAQAISKSAWYLAHLRDRFGNIGLAAVAYNGGENRAARFIGQMTTLPYETIDYVESITGFSAHRWRDNPPAPGDLRLALAPDQPFRPACERMAGDRSLREFNSQPRVMPWGVVLASHPSQAGAAQQVARLNRTLRPILDDGARVGYVRKRLNGMPRAVYTAQVGFSNRTEATRFCTRFQTLGGRCIVLKN
- a CDS encoding L,D-transpeptidase, which translates into the protein MRLASLFAALALGLAACGPSQETTTAAPQQPVSIPEIYQARVDRGPDGQPIQIPAVRAAYLNDRNRRQLVPFNGPESAGTIVVDPYARVLYHVQPGGQAMRYGVAVGRAGTGFEGRATIARKAAWPSWRPTDNMIRTQPELYRQFAGGLPGGTQNPLGSRALYLYQGSVDTYYRIHGTLDPSSIGKATSAGCIRLFNQDVIDLFEQVPNGTQVVVRGQADSVRYEGPMVETPEGYVIPAAEIQQATAPEAATAAPVQATAMNAVPAQAPVMDPYAAMAGNAAMVSDPFATASAGFVSPVESAVPSW